The genome window TCACATTGTTCAAATCATATCCGGAAGGATCGCCTTTGATCTTATAGCCGAGTGTAGCCATGGGGGTCAGCTTTCCTGCGGCATACATGTAATCGGCCTGCAGGGCATAATCGGTTTTGCCGGTGCCCAGTCCTTTGTTTTCGTCGGCGGTCGGGAATTTAATTTGGTTCATGACCCATTTCCGGGGAACGAGGAGTCATAACGGAATTTTTGGTATCTTGCTTTTGCGAGAAACAACTACCAAAAGGAGATTCCGTTATGACCGCTCAAAAGATACTCAAAATTCTCGGTGAATGGGAAGGGTTCCGTGTCGGCACAGTGGGGCCGGCCCCAGGGGATCCGTCCGAAGTGTGGATCGAGTTGACAGCAGAAAATGGCTCTGGCCGTTGCAGTGGTTGCGGGTCGCTATCTCACACGGTCCATGACTCAACCATCCGGTGGATACGTGAACTTCCGGTCTTCGGGAAGACAACATGGCTGATGATTACACGACGGCGAATGCTTTGCCCCGCATGTGGCCCCAAGCTGGAAGCGCTCACTTGGCTGGACCCTTATTCGCGCTTTACCCGGCGCTTTGAAGAGTCCGTGGCTCGGTTATGCAAAGTCGCAACACACAAGCATGTTGCCGCTGAGTATGGGATTAACCGCAAGACGGTTAAAAATATTGAAAAGCGCTATCTGCAGCGTGAACTGGGGCCGATCAATCTCGCGGGAGTCGAGCTGTTGGCCATGGATGAGTTTGCGATCCAGAAAGGACATCGCTATGCCACGGTCATCGTCGATCCGACCTGCAAGAGGGTGCTCTGGATCGGTCGGGGCCGTACTCGTGCAGCAATCCATCCATTCTTCAAGTTGCTTGGCGAAGACGGCTGCAAACAGATCAAGGCCGTCGCCATGGACATGAACAGCTCGTATGAGCAGGAAGTTTGGGAGCACTGCCCGGACGCAGATATCGTCTATGACCTGTTCCATGTTGTCGCGAAGTATGGACGCGAGGTTATCGACCGGGTACGGGTGGATGAAGCCAACCGCCTACGCGATGACAAGCGCGCGCGCAGGGTCGTAAAAGGATCGCGCTGGTTACTGTTGCGCAATCGAGACAACATTACCAAGCCAAGTGATCAGGTACGTCTGGATGAATTACTGGAAGCCAATCGGAATCTGGCCACCGTATACGTGATGAAGGCCGATCTGAAAGAGCTTTGGAGCTTTCGCGATACCCGGCAGGCGCAATCGTTCGGGGATCAGTGGTACGAACGGGCGGTTCAAAGCTCCATCGAGCCTCTCATAAAGTTCGCGAATCGTCTTGCCGGATACATCAAGGGAATCATCTCCCATGCCCGCTGGCCGTTGCACACCAGCCTGCTCGAAGGTATCAACAACAAGATCAAAGTGCTCAAGCGAATGGCCTATGGCTACCGTGATGATGAGTTCTTCTTCTTAAAAATCAGGCAAGCCTTCCCCGGAAATGGGGCATGAACCTTTAATTTTTCCGGTAAGGTCTAAAAATCCGAATTCAGGCGGAATGGTATCCAGTTCGTAGGTTGCCGCCGCCCAGGTGTCCGCAATGCCGGACTCGGACCGGTCTGTTCCGGTGCCCGGCAGGATAACGCCGTCATCGACCAGGTTTCCGGGACCATCGATTGCCAGCCAGCCGGTGATGATTTTACCGCTCCAGTTATGATACGCATAACCGATACCGAACGGAACATAGAGCATTGCAGTATCGGAAACATCGCCGTAGTCGCCTGTGCTGTAGTCAATGCCGCTGATAAATTTCCATTGGCCTGTTTCGGCGGAGAATGCACAGGAAGAAGCGTACGCCAGAACAAGGGTTGTTATCAGTCCGATTTTTCGGGTTGTTCTCAGGGAGTGCGTGAATCGCCTCTGGCAAATCGTCTGCATAAAATCCTCCCCCGCTGCTTGGTGAATGAATGATCTCCCCCTCGACAGGAGGGAGATTACAAACCTGCTTTTATTTAATCAAGAGTGGTTTGGTCGGATTTCAGGCGACTAAAAGGATCACCTTATAAAGCAATGGGTGGATTTTCGCTCAGGGCCCAGTGGCAGAGCGTTGTTGATCAATGGATTATGAATGGGGGCGATCTTTTTTAAGCAGCGTCGCCGGCGTCTCAATCTGCAGGAAATTGGTGTGATGTGAATAAATGTGTCCGCCGCCGAGGAAGGCAATCAGGTGGTTCGGATCGATTTTTTTCTCCGACAGCAGTTTGTCCAGGCAGGTTTTAACCAGCTCATCTGTTGTGTCGGGGATGTCGATACGTGAGGCATAAACGCCGTAGCAGAGCGAGAGTTCCCGAACCGTGTGCATATCTTCAGACAGAGCAAAGATCGGCTTTTTGCCGCGGTACGAAGCGCACATGGCCGCGGTTCCGCCGGAACGGGTGCTCGTAATAATGGCCTGAATCGGCAGCTGGCGAGCGCAGCGTACAGCCGCTTCTGCCAGGTGACTTCCAGGCATTGGAAGATGATTTTCATTCAGGGCAGAGAATGCCGCGCGCTCCGGCTGTTTCTGTTTTTCGACCGAGTGGGCGATGCTGGACATCGTACGCACGGCCTCGAGAGGGAATTTTCCGCAGGCGGTTTCGCCACTGAGCATCAGTGTGTCGGTTCCGTCGAGAATGGCATTGGCCACGTCACTTACTTCCGCACGGGTCGGGCGGGGATTTTCGATCATGGAATGCAGCATCTGGGTCGCGGTGATCACCGGCTTCAGGCGGCGCAGGCAGGTTTTAATGATCTGTTTCTGGATCACCGGAACTTCTTCCACCGGGATTTCAATGCCGAGATCGCCGCGGGCAACCATGACGGCATAGGCAACATCGAGGATGGAGTCGAGGTTGGAGACCCCTTCACTGTTTTCGATTTTTGCGATAATTTTGATGGTGCTTTTGCGCATATCCAGAATGCTCTGAATCGCCATCACATCGTCGCGATTGCGGACAAAAGAGTGGGCGATAAAATCGATTTCCCGTTTAATGGCCCATTCGATGAACTTACCGTCTTTCTCAGTAAGAGATGGCATACGCAGTTCCGAGCCCGGAACATTCAGGCCTTTTTTGTCCTTAATAACGCCATCATTGCGGGCTGTGCAGATCAGTTGGGTCTCATCGCTGCTGTCTACGGTCAGCTCGAGATCGCCATCATCGATGAGAACCTGGCTTCCGGCCTTTATTTCCGGGATAAAGTGTTCGTAGTTCACCTGAAAACTGTTCGGCAGTTCGGACGACTGCGCTGTGACGAATACGCGGTCTCCGGTTTTTACAGCAATCGGCTCCGCGATATTGCAGGTGCGCACTTCGGGGCCCTTGGTGTCGATCAGGATGCCGATTCGGTCAGACACCGCGCGTATTTCCTTCACCATCAGGTCCGCCTCCTCTGTGGTCAGGTGCGCGGTGTTGAGCCGCACAACATTCATGCCTTCGTCGTAGAGCTCCTTCAGGAGCTCCGGCGTGCATCGGTCGGGAGAGAGGGTGCAGATAATTTTGGTCTGTTTGCTGTACATAAAAATTTCTCCGGTAAAAGTCGCGGAGGGTTTTAGCAGATTCTGGAGTTGGGGGTAGCTTTTTATCCCGTAAATATCCCCGGCGGTCCGTTCAAAGAGGAATTGTGATGGTGCGATGCGCTTGTGCTTTGCGTAAATCGTGCAATAATCAGCGCTCTGTTCAATGGAACGAAAAAGTAAGGATCTCACGCCATGCCTGTAATTGTAACCAGTGATGCCATTCATCCGTTTCTGCCGTCTCTCGGGTCGTCCAGCGCGATTGAGATGACACGTGCCAGTCATCAGGACATCCGGCCGCTGGAAATTCTGATCATCAACCTGATGGCGGATAAGCAGGCGACAGAACGTCAACTGGCGCAGTGGCTGGGTCATACCCCGCTGCAGATCCGCCTCACATTTGCTGCCACCGATTCCTATATGGAAGCCATTCAGAACGGACGGCGGAGCAAAAACACCAGTACGGAGCATATTACTAATTTCTACCAGAGCTGGGGATCGCTGAAAGACCGCCGGTTTGATGGAATGATCATTACCGGAGTTAATGCCCTGCAGCCGCGGGTGGAGGACGAAATCATCTGGCCGGAGGTGAAAGAGATCATGGAATGGTCGAAAACCAACGTGCTTTCTTCACTCTTTCTCTGCTGGGGAGCCAAGGCCGCGCTGAAATACTTCCATGATATCGACAGCATTCGGCAGGAAACCAAGATTTTCGGACTGTTCGATCATAGTCTGGGGAAAGATTCCACCGGCATCGGCTTCGGTTTGCCGGACCAGTTTGCCGTGCCGGTGTCTCGCTGGAAATCGCCCGTCCCGGAAGCTATTGATGCCTGCGAAGCGCTGGAGGTGCTCGCGACCGCGCCGGAAGTGGGGCCCAACATGATCGTTGAGCCGTCGGACGGGCCGGCGCCGTTCCCGCGCCGGGTGTACATTCTGAATCATCCGGAATACGACGCTGATACGCTGGGTCGCGAATATCATCGGGATGCGAAAGACAATCCGGATCAGCCGCTTCCAAAGCACTATTTTCCTGGCAATGATCCGTCGCGAACACCGGTCAATCTCTGGCGCTACGCCGGATTTATTTATACCAACTGGATTCGCACCATCTACGACGCCACGCCGTACGACATTAATCAGATCAGCAATCTCGCTGCCGCAAAATAGCTGACAGCGGATTTT of Tichowtungia aerotolerans contains these proteins:
- a CDS encoding homoserine O-succinyltransferase, producing the protein MPVIVTSDAIHPFLPSLGSSSAIEMTRASHQDIRPLEILIINLMADKQATERQLAQWLGHTPLQIRLTFAATDSYMEAIQNGRRSKNTSTEHITNFYQSWGSLKDRRFDGMIITGVNALQPRVEDEIIWPEVKEIMEWSKTNVLSSLFLCWGAKAALKYFHDIDSIRQETKIFGLFDHSLGKDSTGIGFGLPDQFAVPVSRWKSPVPEAIDACEALEVLATAPEVGPNMIVEPSDGPAPFPRRVYILNHPEYDADTLGREYHRDAKDNPDQPLPKHYFPGNDPSRTPVNLWRYAGFIYTNWIRTIYDATPYDINQISNLAAAK
- the pyk gene encoding pyruvate kinase, whose translation is MYSKQTKIICTLSPDRCTPELLKELYDEGMNVVRLNTAHLTTEEADLMVKEIRAVSDRIGILIDTKGPEVRTCNIAEPIAVKTGDRVFVTAQSSELPNSFQVNYEHFIPEIKAGSQVLIDDGDLELTVDSSDETQLICTARNDGVIKDKKGLNVPGSELRMPSLTEKDGKFIEWAIKREIDFIAHSFVRNRDDVMAIQSILDMRKSTIKIIAKIENSEGVSNLDSILDVAYAVMVARGDLGIEIPVEEVPVIQKQIIKTCLRRLKPVITATQMLHSMIENPRPTRAEVSDVANAILDGTDTLMLSGETACGKFPLEAVRTMSSIAHSVEKQKQPERAAFSALNENHLPMPGSHLAEAAVRCARQLPIQAIITSTRSGGTAAMCASYRGKKPIFALSEDMHTVRELSLCYGVYASRIDIPDTTDELVKTCLDKLLSEKKIDPNHLIAFLGGGHIYSHHTNFLQIETPATLLKKDRPHS
- a CDS encoding ISL3 family transposase, translated to MTAQKILKILGEWEGFRVGTVGPAPGDPSEVWIELTAENGSGRCSGCGSLSHTVHDSTIRWIRELPVFGKTTWLMITRRRMLCPACGPKLEALTWLDPYSRFTRRFEESVARLCKVATHKHVAAEYGINRKTVKNIEKRYLQRELGPINLAGVELLAMDEFAIQKGHRYATVIVDPTCKRVLWIGRGRTRAAIHPFFKLLGEDGCKQIKAVAMDMNSSYEQEVWEHCPDADIVYDLFHVVAKYGREVIDRVRVDEANRLRDDKRARRVVKGSRWLLLRNRDNITKPSDQVRLDELLEANRNLATVYVMKADLKELWSFRDTRQAQSFGDQWYERAVQSSIEPLIKFANRLAGYIKGIISHARWPLHTSLLEGINNKIKVLKRMAYGYRDDEFFFLKIRQAFPGNGA